The Acinonyx jubatus isolate Ajub_Pintada_27869175 chromosome E3, VMU_Ajub_asm_v1.0, whole genome shotgun sequence genome has a window encoding:
- the CTF1 gene encoding cardiotrophin-1 — MSRREGSLEDPQADSTISLLPHLEAKIRQTHSLARLLTKYAEQLFQEYVQHQGDPFGLPGFSPPRLPVAGLSAPAPGHAGLPAPERLRLDAAALIALPPLLEVVRRHQAELNPRAPRLLRRLEDAARQARALGAAVEAVLAALGTETRGPRPEPAAAAAAAAAAAATGAGVFPAKVLGLRVCGLYREWVSRTEGDLGQLVPSGPA; from the exons ATGAGCCGGAGGGAGGGAAGTCTGG AAGACCCACAGGCTGACTCCACAATCTCACTCCTTCCCCACTTGGAGGCCAAGATCCGTCAGACACACAGCCTTGCCCGCCTCCTCACCAAATATGCTGAGCAGCTGTTCCAGGAATAT GTGCAGCACCAGGGAGACCCCTTCGGGCTGCCCGGCTTCTCGCCTCCGCGGCTGCCAGTAGCCGGCCTGAGCGCCCCGGCACCGGGCCACGCGGGCCTGCCCGCGCCCGAGCGGCTGCGGCTGGACGCGGCGGCGCTGATCGCGCTGCCACCGCTGCTCGAAGTGGTGCGGCGCCACCAGGCGGAGCTGAACCCGCGCGCGCCGCGCTTGCTGCGGCGCCTGGAGGACGCGGCGCGCCAGGCCCGGGCCCTGGGCGCCGCGGTGGAGGCCGTGCTGGCCGCGCTGGGCACCGAGACTCGCGGGCCCCGGCCCgagcccgccgccgccgccgccgccgccgccgccgccgccgccaccggcGCAGGCGTCTTCCCTGCCAAGGTTCTGGGGCTCCGCGTATGTGGCCTCTACCGCGAGTGGGTGAGCCGAACCGAGGGCGACCTGGGCCAGCTGGTGCCCAGTGGCCCGGCCTGA
- the LOC106979108 gene encoding cardiotrophin-2, with the protein MQKNTSTLLQTYLQYQGSPFSDPGFSAPELQLSSLPPAAVSFKTWHALDDGERLGHAQGAFLALTQHLQLVGDDQRDLNPGSPILLAQLGAARLRAQGLLGNMAAIMTALGLPIHPEEDTLGVVAFGASAFERKCRGYVVTREYGHWTDRAVRDLALLKAKYPG; encoded by the exons atgcagaagaatacaTCAACACTGCTGCAGACTTAC CTCCAGTACCAGGGCAGCCCCTTTAGCGACCCTGGTTTCTCAGCCCCTGAGCTTCAGCTCAGCAGCCTGCCTCCTGCCGCTGTCTCCTTCAAGACCTGGCATGCCCTGGATGATGGGGAGCGGCTGGGCCATGCCCAGGGGGCCTTCCTGGCCTTGACCCAGCACCTCCAGCTCGTAGGGGATGACCAGAGAGACCTGAACCCTGGCAGTCCTATCCTGCTGGCTCAGCTCGGCGCCGCAAGACTCAGGGCCCAAGGCCTGTTGGGCAACATGGCTGCAATCATGACTGCTCTGGGACTGCCCATCCACCCGGAAGAGGACACTCTCGGTGTTGTTGCGTTTGGGGCTTCAGCCTTTGAGAGGAAATGTCGAGGCTATGTAGTGACCCGGGAATATGGCCACTGGACAGACCGAGCTGTGAGGGACTTGGCTCTGCTCAAGGCCAAATACCCTGGATAG